Within Dysgonomonas sp. HDW5A, the genomic segment TAGTTTGAAGTTAAACTTCTCGTGTAGTTTCTGGCTTATCGGATTGGGTAGAGAAATAACCCCTATCAACGAGTGTATGTTTATTTCTCTGGCTTTGTTGATTAGTTCGGCATATAGAATCGAACCAAGTCCTTTTGCCTGAGCTTTTTCATCTATATAGACGCTGGTCTCCAAAGTAATGTCGTACGCCGATCGTGTTCGCCAGTTGCTTAAGTAGGCATAGCCAACTACATCGCCGTTTTCTTCATAAACTATGTAAGGGAAATTTTTGGCAGTGATATATTTGATCCGTTCAGTAATGTCTTTTTCGGTCACCAACTCTTCTTCGAAAGTGATTATAGTATCTTTTATATATGGATTATAAATCTCTGCTATTCTCTTAGCATCCGATAGTTGAACATTGCGTATCATATTAATACCGTTTTAATATAAGGCGATAAATTTTCGCTAAAGTTATAAAAAGGACTTTTGTATTACTCGAATTCTTTGATAAATATTTTTTGCAGTGTTTCTAATTCCTTTGCATAGATTGTCTTCTTTCGTTGAGCAAAATATAAGGTGTTCTCTAACGGAACTTTTCCTTCCCAAACTAGTCTTACACTGTTGTTTGCAAATTGCTCTTTAGCCAGAAAATCGGGTACAACAGCAAAGCCTTCTCGATTGGCTATGGAACGAAGAATTGAACTCTTATTCGGGACAATAAAATTGGGCTTAAAATCGGGTCTTTTCTTGAAGTTCTGAATCCAGAAGTTTCTCAGGTGTTCCATGTCGCCTGTTGTACCAAACCAAACTTGATTGTTGAGCCATTTTTCAGCTCCTTTCAGATCGCCCTTTTCGATGATCTTATTAAATTCCGAGATATTGCTTTTAGCACCTGCAACTAGTACAATTTTTTCTTTCGAAAAAGGAGTGTATTGCACATTCAGCGAATCGTCTTTCTGTGGAGAGATAACAAAGTCTAGTAAACCTTTATCCAGATCTCCCAGCATTTGAGGGTACATACCAAACTTAGAGATCAAATCAAAAGGCAGTTCGCTTATATACGGCTCCAGTACGTGTTGAAATGTCTCGAAGCACATACCGATACTTATGCTTGTTTTATCCGAATTGGCATTTCTGTAGAAATGTCTTTCAGCAGCTTCCAATTTGTCTACTCCTTCTACAATAGAGTTGTAAAGGATGTTCCCGTGTTCGGTTGCTACCATTTTTCGGGTTCCTCTATCAAACAGTTTGTATCCGATATGAGCTTCCAACGATGTCAGATGTAAACTAACTCCGGGCTGAGATATGTATAGCTTGTTTGCA encodes:
- a CDS encoding GNAT family N-acetyltransferase translates to MIRNVQLSDAKRIAEIYNPYIKDTIITFEEELVTEKDITERIKYITAKNFPYIVYEENGDVVGYAYLSNWRTRSAYDITLETSVYIDEKAQAKGLGSILYAELINKAREINIHSLIGVISLPNPISQKLHEKFNFKLVGNFKESGLKFNKLIDVEFWQLIL
- a CDS encoding LysR family transcriptional regulator, which encodes MVNLEWFRTFKAIYETGSLTAAANKLYISQPGVSLHLTSLEAHIGYKLFDRGTRKMVATEHGNILYNSIVEGVDKLEAAERHFYRNANSDKTSISIGMCFETFQHVLEPYISELPFDLISKFGMYPQMLGDLDKGLLDFVISPQKDDSLNVQYTPFSKEKIVLVAGAKSNISEFNKIIEKGDLKGAEKWLNNQVWFGTTGDMEHLRNFWIQNFKKRPDFKPNFIVPNKSSILRSIANREGFAVVPDFLAKEQFANNSVRLVWEGKVPLENTLYFAQRKKTIYAKELETLQKIFIKEFE